The proteins below come from a single Poecilia reticulata strain Guanapo linkage group LG5, Guppy_female_1.0+MT, whole genome shotgun sequence genomic window:
- the LOC103464697 gene encoding potassium voltage-gated channel subfamily A member 10-like produces the protein MEVPLVNFENMDDVGINLGDPSDSGYPTSPNSEAPDQNLLAHRLASPPQSPRRGRRQRQSGQEGLSPSTPPTLTSKANSSSGSLISSLKLLANSESPTDSVFSKMLKDYYENEDLFEKHCLEEKDEKVVINISGLMFETQLSTLSKFPETVLGDPMKRLQYFDPMKNEYFFDRNRPSFDGILYYYQSGGRIRRPANVPLDIFANEIVFYELGHEAMEQFREDEGFIKEPEVLLPTNELKRQFWLLFEYPESSSAAKSVALVSVLVIVISIFIFCLETLPEFREDSDFPPGFIQMINGTASYPAPKTVWTYLTDPFFIVETICIIWFCFELGVRFVVCPSKSDFFNNIMNIIDIVSIIPYFVTLGTELATKPDEDVNAGQNMSLAILRIIRLVRVFRIFKLSRHSKGLQILGQTLKASMRELGLLIFFLFIGVILFSSAIYFAEVDEPQTQFVSIPDGFWWAVVSMTTVGYGDMCPITMGGKMVGTLCAIAGVLTIALPVPVIVSNFNYFYHRETEQEEKQVMDAAAEAAQKMSAANKYGSTLSLNKSNGTWQNEKNGMH, from the coding sequence ATGGAGGTGCCGCTtgttaattttgaaaacatggACGATGTTGGCATCAACCTAGGTGACCCAAGCGACTCGGGTTACCCGACCTCACCCAACTCAGAGGCTCCTGATCAGAACTTGCTGGCCCACCGGCTGGCTTCTCCTCCTCAGTCGCCACGCAGAGGACGGCGACAGCGTCAGTCTGGGCAGGAAGGGTTGTCCCCCTCCACTCCTCCAACTCTTACCTCCAAGGCAAACTCCAGCAGCGGCAGTCTGATCTCCAGTCTGAAGCTTCTGGCAAACAGTGAGTCTCCCACTGACAGTGTCTTCAGTAAGATGCTAAAGGATTATTATGAGAATGAAGACCTGTTCGAAAAGCACTGCTTGGAGGAGAAAGATGAGAAGGTCGTCATAAATATTTCTGGCTTGATGTTTGAAACCCAGCTCAGTACCTTGAGTAAGTTTCCAGAGACAGTGTTGGGTGATCCCATGAAGCGGTTACAATACTTTGACCCAATGAAGAATGAGTATTTTTTTGATAGAAATCGTCCATCATTTGACGGGATTCTCTACTATTACCAGTCAGGAGGAAGAATCCGCAGACCAGCCAATGTTCCCTTAGACATTTTTGCTAATGAAATTGTTTTCTATGAGTTGGGCCATGAAGCAATGGAGCAGTTTCGTGAAGATGAAGGGTTTATTAAAGAACCTGAAGTTCTCTTACCCACCAATGAACTGAAGAGGCAGTTCTGGCTCCTCTTCGAATACCCTGAGAGCTCCAGTGCAGCCAAATCTGTGGCTCTGGTCTCTGTCCTTGTCATTGTTAtttccatctttattttctgtctggaGACTCTTCCAGAGTTCAGGGAGGACAGCGATTTTCCTCCAGGTTTCATCCAAATGATCAACGGAACTGCCTCTTACCCTGCCCCTAAAACTGTGTGGACATATCTCACGGACCCATTTTTCATTGTGGAGACTATTTGCATTATATGGTTCTGCTTTGAGCTCGGTGTCCGTTTTGTGGTTTGCCCCAGTAAGAGTGATTTCTTTAATAACATCATGAATATTATTGACATTGTGTCTATAATTCCTTATTTTGTCACCCTGGGAACCGAGCTGGCCACAAAGCCGGACGAAGATGTGAATGCAGGTCAGAACATGTCCTTGGCAATTCTAAGAATCATTCGACTTGTGAGAGTCTTCAGAATTTTTAAGCTCTCCCGCCACTCGAAAGGTCTTCAGATTTTGGGTCAAACCCTAAAAGCCAGCATGAGGGAACTGGGGCTTCTaatcttcttcctcttcataGGAGTCATCCTTTTTTCCAGTGCCATCTACTTTGCAGAAGTGGATGAGCCCCAGACGCAGTTTGTTAGCATCCCTGACGGCTTCTGGTGGGCTGTGGTATCCATGACCACTGTTGGTTATGGGGACATGTGCCCAATTACAATGGGAGGCAAAATGGTTGGCACTCTCTGTGCCATTGCTGGTGTCCTGACCATTGCCCTGCCAGTCCCTGTCATTGTCTCCAACTTCAACTATTTCTATCACCGTGAGACCGAGCAGGAAGAGAAACAAGTGATGGAtgcagctgcagaagctgcCCAGAAAATGTCAGCTGCTAACAAGTATGGAAGTACCCTTTCTCTCAACAAGAGTAATGGCACAtggcaaaatgagaaaaacggCATGCACTGA